Below is a genomic region from Fulvia fulva chromosome 5, complete sequence.
ATACAAAGTGGGGAGGATACGTTATGGACTGGAAGAAGGTCCGCACATATGTCTGCCCGGATCTGTCAGAGTTCAACGTAAGAGATACATATCATGTACTCAGCATGTGATGCAGTATGGTCGCTAACGATAGGCAGCTTACACCATTTGTCGCAAAACGAATCGAACCTCGACGAGACAACTTTTCGCATACTGAGACTGGCAGCCCCATGGATCCGAAGGAGTACATCAGGAAGTGGAAGGAAGAGGGTGGGAACATGTGATGAGGATGAGTCAGAGATAAGAATATAATCACTCCAAGCAAGGCAGAACGACCCTCATATTGTCTACGCCCACAGCCCTGAATCGCTCTTGCTCAGAGTACACTCGATGAGGGCCGAGGAATACCTGAATGACCAACGTCGTGGAAGCAAAGCCGCATAGAACATGGTCTCTTTCCAGCTACCGGACATACTCGGATGCGAAGGACGCGGCGGCAATATCAGGAGAAGATGGTATTGGAGTAAAGAGAGAcagagagagagagagagctCAAATCAGCTACAGTGAAGGCGGCAGGATCTGAAGCAGAACGATGTAACGCTGCTAGTGAGAGTGAACGTCAAGTATTTAACAGCCTCACTTCTCTCGACAAAAGGATTGCTCTTTTCTCATCCACCACACGCTCCACAATCCGCCAACAGCTCCTTGACTACCAACTACTCGCCGACCAACCACATCTACAACAGCAGCAACACAAATCATTCAAGCACTAGGCCGTGAAAGACGCCTCGAATGACTCCAGCAACCAGGTACGCAACGCAAGATAATGACCCGCCACCCACTTACCAGTGAACAGTCATTCGGCCTCCTCGACCTCGCCCCAGAAATCTGGTCGACAATCGGCAAACTAGCCGTCGACGACCACCCACGACCGCACGAGCTCTTCCATCCCTATCGCGGCCGAGGAGCACCCCATCAGCCACCCATCACCAGAGTCTGCCGCATCCTACGCGGCGAACTCTTACCATACTTCTACCGTACTTGGGGTTCGCACATGATCCACTGGGGCAACGCCGGAAGCACTGGACGATGGCTTCGAGCAATAGGGGTCGAGAATAGACGCCACGTGAGAGGCGCTTTCTTCCTAGCGAGCTCGGCGCACGAGGCTGTTCACGGGAAGAAAGATCTCCAGAGAAGACTCAAGAGAACATGGGCGTTTGATTTGAGGGTACAGGCGAATGACAGCGCCAGTCGGGATAGTAGTGATCGCGTGATTTATTACGATATCGCGTTCATCGGATGGCCGTGGCAGTGGCAAGACCCGTGTGGTGTAGATGGACGGCTTGAGTGATATGGAGTTGGTTGGCTTGGTGTTGAGCATGTTACGACTTTATGCCGACTCACTCGCTATCTTGCACATGGTTGAGGCAGATATTGGCACGAGCAGGAGCCTTTCGAGTTTCATCATTAGTAGATGCGTTGAGGATATTCACAAGACTGGGACGATTCGGAACTCGATGGGACAGCTCCATACGAGGGACTGGCGGGGCTCAGTGATCATGGCGTGTCATTATGTGATCTGGTATCACACTCATGTAAAGAGAAGCACTGTGGCAAACTGCTTCATTCAAATGAGGAGAGGGCTTTGTGAGCACAGCTGCGACACTGTAGTTCTCGGTACTATGCCGTATCATCTACCTGCGCTCTCTGCGGCTGATGTCTTCCATCATCTCCTGTCATTCTGATGACCGGTGTCATGCCTGTATGCGCTTCAGCACCTTGGTCATGTCTCATGTTCTCCCGTCTTTCTACACCCGCCTAGTATCTTCCACGTCCGCCTCCACGGCCTCCTCTGCCACCACCGCCTCGACCACCACCCTGTCCGCCACCACGACCAGCGAAGAAGCTGAACCGACCAAGTCGCGGCTCCTGTGCTCTCATACCCTCCGGACGCTCCACCTGCGGCTCCTTCTTCTGACGGTAGTACAGCGCCTCTGGCTGAGTGAGCGCCCACTTGCTGTACCCCTTGTCCATACTCGCCTTGACAGTATCGCGCAAGAAAGTGGTAAAGTTCGACGCAGATGGAGGTCGGATCCCCATATTTGTCAAGAAGTTCGGGAAGTCATTCACCTTCTGGATCTCCTGGACACGCTTCGCAAGGACCGCAGCAGCACCATTTGGCGGTGCACCATGTCGATCGAAGAGCGCGGTGCGGAGCTCGGCAAGGTTGAGCTTCTTGATAGTGCCGTCCTTCTGCTTCTCGTGGCGGACGGTGTGGACCACCTTGCGCATCAGGTTAAGGAACATGATGAGGCGGTAGCTGGTCTTGCTGGCTTCGAAGGTCTTGGCGAGACGGTACATCGAGATGGTAGACGTCTCCATGAAGCTCAGCTCGACCATGCCGCGACCCTTGGGTTCAGGCTCGAGCATCCAGACCACGTTGCGGGTGATGGCCTCCTTGATGATAGCACGATTGAGCTCCTCAGAATCTTCGGCGTCGCTGATGAGGGTCATGATCAAGAGGTAGCCGAGATTTGGACAGTCCTGTTTGCCGCAGCGACCTGCCAGAAAGTTCTTGATAGCGTCGTTGGCGCGGGTGGCCCAGAGGTTGCGTTCTGTAGCGAGGCAGACAAGCAGGTGGAAGAGGTGAAAGTAGCTCTCGATCGCCTTTTCTGAAGCATGTGTCAAGGTCGATTTGGGTGCTTCTCCGTCACCGAAGAGGCGAACGCGAGGCTGTTCATAGTCTCCAGCAGTGTGTGAGAGGCGCACGACGATGTCGTTCATGAAAGCATAGATGACATTGTCGAGTGTTCCGTTGATGTTCTTTGCTTTCGCGATCGCCTGGAGTCTCTCGTCCACCTCTCCACGCACACGGTTCCAGTGGCTGTGTGCAAGAGGAAGTGGTAGCCAGTAGTCGAAGCGAAGGCCTTGTATCGACTGACGCACTCCATGTTGTTCGTAAGCCATGCGCGAGAGGATGTCGAACTCAGAGGCGATGGGTTGACCTTGACGGGTGTGATCGATGGTGACGCCGATGCCCAAGTCGAGCTCCTGGTAGCCCTGCTTGAAGGTGAAGCACTGCAGCTCTCGATTGCGCATGATGTTGTAAGCGCGCATCAAACGACCAAAGCCGTTCCATGCTCGAGCCGCCAGAAGGAGTGATTGCTCGTCAAGGCGATCGCAGAAAAGGAGGAGGATGTCAGGTGGTAGGTTGACCAGGAAGAGCGTCTGTTCTTTCTTCTTCTCTGCTGGCTCGTCGTTCGCACCCTCCGGCTCGATCCCCGCCACGGCAGCGATCTCGGTAGTAGCATGATCCGCGTCGTCCTGTGGTGGCGTGCTGTTGGGTTGGGGACTCGCGTCATGCCCAAAGCCACACTGGTCGCACTTGAAGTTGTCCTCCTCCTCACGTCGACGGTAGGGATCGCTCTTCCACCCGCCCGCTTGCCACTGCTTCCGATCCACGATTCCGCCGTTCTCACCATACATCTGCTCCACATGGTCGCTGGCGAAGAAGCTCAGCATCTGTATGCAGATTCCCTTCAGTGAGTAAGCAGGTGTGTAAGCTTCTCTGTCATCCAGGATGTTGATGCAAATGAAGTCGTCGAAGACATTCGGGTGAGTGACTGCGCTCTCGATCCTGATACGAGGTGGGCTGAGTGGGTAGGATGCTGGAAAGTGTATTGTGAGGTGAAGTGGCGGTTCGCCTTCTGGAGAGAGCACCAGGCATGCTTTGGTGAGCTGGTCATTTTGGAGGTGGACGGCGATACCTGGGTATGGGCTCTCTTGGATCTCGCGGATATCTTGCAGGAGACGCTTCCGGAGCGCAGGTGTGTCGGCCATCTCTGCGGTGTGTGATGTGGTGGTGGGTTACACAGCAGTACCGGTTGGCGCGGTTTTATGTGCGACGAGGTGGTCAGGCGGTGGTTGTGTCGCGTGCCGTTCAGCAGTTTCGGAGTTGATCTGTCATTGTTTGAAAGTGTTGGCCGTCATGCGCAGTCACTTTGGAGGTGCTGGCGCAAACGCGGGAAGCTGCGCAGTGAGTGCAAGCATTTTATGCAAGAAGCCGTCCGGTGAAGCAGACGCGCTCGAAAGCGGTCGCTGTCTTCTTTCGCTCAATGACTCCAACCAAACCCGCCTGTGACAAGAGAAGAGTGAATTGAGGTAGATGCACGCCGGACGTCTGTCTCGACGACATAGTCGGCATCATCGTCGTCGATGTGGCGTTTCACCACGAGCGCATGTGCCCAGATAGATAGATGAGTCTCACAGCTCTTGTTCATTCATGGCCAATGTTTGCACTGTTGTACATGAGCGTCGTTTCTTCGCAATGGCCACCGTCGTGTCCACGCATGTCTGTCGAGATCGCTTCAAAACCAGGTTCCAAGCAGACTCGTGACTATCCCTTATGGCGGTACATGTGCCCCAGGCAGGAGACATGCCATTGCTTGAAGCGATATGTGTGTGCTCTACAGTCATCGGCAGCCAACGATCACGTTTTGCACTCATGTGTGTACCTTCAAGAGAACTCGAGGGTCGTACCTGATCGGTCTCGGAGGGTGCCCTTGCATCTCAGTGGTACGTGTAAAGCAAAAGCACCTTCTCAGATACCGGTAGGTATGTCGGGAACTAGAGGTCATTTGCGCAGATCAAAGATCAAAGATCCATATGTGAAAGTCGGTGGGATCTTTTTGATGGCAAGACAAagcaccgacgtccttaCCACCTGCATATGCGATCCACTTCGACCACCCGACTCGTCCGACCACTATGGATCATACCGGCGAGATGAGCGGATCCTCAAATCTGGTGTCACCTGTCGATATGGTGGCTGTGCGGCGCGCTCCACAACACCGGCCAGAAGCTGTGGGTTTATTACCACATGAAGTTGCGGCATACTTGGATGCGCCAGCCAAGGCGTCTCTCAATGTGTAGCTGCTCCTGTGTTACAGGCCGCCCAGGCGTTCATACTGTATGGCAGGTCTGCCAAGGAGATAACGTCAGGTCCAGATTTACCACGCGATAAAGCAGGCTTCGTGTCTGTTGTGCGCCACTCAGCCAAAGCCTTCGCGAGCATCACAGTCCGATCTAGTGCTTTGCTTGAAGTGAGGAAGGTCGAAGGCAACATTACCTCTACGACTCAGTAGGACCGGCTGAAGGTCCTTGAAACACGCCGACCATGCTGAAGCCTCCACGGGATCTCTGATCCGGATGTCACTCCCCTTTCGAGGTCATGGTAGCGCAGTGGCCAGACAAGTCTTGGAGCTTCATGGCAGGTAGGCAGGTCTTAGTGTGATATTCCTCTAACATGTGCTTAGGCCTGCTCAGGATGTCGGCAAAGGTGGGCCTCGCTTGGAACAGACTGAACCGCCAGAGAGGCCAGATGCTCTGCGTGATGAGTGATCCGAAGCCCTCGCGCCTCCGCGTGTTGCTTAGCCTAAGTCCAGGAGGGCAAGGCCTGCCATATGGCCAGCTTGTTGGCATCAAGAGCTTCGACGGTCCTGAGATTCCGTTGAACCGTCTCCATAACTTTGCGGATCCGTCGTCATGGAGTACGTAGCAGGTGGGACCGAGCCCAAGATCCGGTGAGCGCTCTCCCTTCGCGAAGCTGCAAGGAAGTGCAACGATGCATTGATTAGCACAGCCATTGTGTACCTCATTGACACTGCGAGGTGAAGCTAACAGAAGATTTTGATATCCCGTGACAGAGTGAGGACGCGTGATGACATGAAACACGCACACACATTGGGCAGCAACGAACAAAAGTGGCAAAGCCCTATGCTTCGTCCATTCACAGTTGCAGAACCTCCTGCAGAGCTCAACCGCAACATGAGCTGTGCACGTGTTGCCCCGACGTGATCTTCAATCTTGTCCGTACGGGTTCAGCCGGTGAACGCCTTCTCAGCTCGGCGCGGCACTTTGGTCCTGAAACTCGCGCTCAAAAGGAAGGTATCTCCTGGTGTCCGAGGTATACACGAAACTCGAAGGATATGTTGCTGCCCAGCGGCTGCACTTCCTGGGAATGATGTTTGTTAAGGGTGTCCTTCGTTTTGACAGCTTTGTGCTACAGCCGTTGATACTGGAAACCGTGTTCGATAGAGAGAGGTAGTAGTATTGATTAATGTAGTCGTTTGATACTGATTAATCCGCCTGATGAGATAAGCAGATCTGTCGACTGCGAAAGCGTGATGACTGGCAAACATCTTGTGCCGTACCGACGGCAAGCCTGGTGTTTACTCATCGGCAGGCGAGAAGGCCATGCATCTGAAACTGTCGCTGGTGCGTCGCACAGTCGTAGTCGAGTCACCTGGGCGAGAGCATGCTTCCAGTTGAGTAGTCTTCCAGCAGAAGTTGTGATTGGTACAAGCTGTCCCGACTTGGTCCTGGTGATCTTTGGGCACCAGCCATAAGAGCAGCAAACATGTTTTCCAACATCACAAGTTCCACAATGGCAGCATCTGGGCAGGTCATTCGACCCCGTCGATAGGATCCAGCAATGGCCATTGCGCTCATGTTTGCAGCGGCTCCATATTCTGGTCCTGTGCTGACATCTGCAGGTAGCCATTGCCAGGGGTGCCAGCCCAGTGTAGCACATTGTTGTCGCATCACGGGATGTGCAGCCATCCGTTGCTGTCCTTTCGTCATGTCTCGGACAGAAAGCATACCATTATCCGCCCCGGTGGCACCATCAATCCACTCTCGCTGATCAAGCTGCGGTCCGCGACGTAGAGCTTTGTCGCTTGAAAGTGTCAATCACAGCATGCGACAGAGGACTGCATGGTGGTTCTATCATTTGTATTGCGGGGCCATCCTAGTCCGCTCCGTTGATCGCCGGTATCGACAATGGGCGGGCATCTTGAGCAGCTACCTCGAAGAGCTTGCTGAAGCGTTCGATGGCTTGTTTTCTCTCTTACTCGGCAGCGTCGAAGCCTTCTTCCTGAGTTTTGGGAGACTGTATAACTTCGGCGCTTCCCTGCAGTCGCCTACACATAACAGTCAGAGATCGTGCAGTCACTGGGCATGTATTTAAAAGTCCTTACCGCACTTCTCGTCCAATCGATACTCCACTGCGACGACGTTCGCCGGACAACGTCGATGTGACTCCTGATACTTGATACCTAGCGTTTGTTAGCGACCGAACTTCAAGCCGTAAGAACGTGATTGACCAACACCAGGCGCGCACAGTGTACCGCAGGTGGCCACATGCGTACTCGACTTTGGTGTATTCGCACATATCGACAAGCTGACAAGACCTGATGCTTGATGCTGATCGCTGATGCTTGAGGCTGATCGATGAATCTGATGGCGTACGGAAGGTCGACGGTCTAGTCGAACTGGTACAGGAGTCGTGCGATGCGGTCGAAGGGTCTCGAGGTCGTAGAAGTATGCCATGCATTCAGCAAACTGAATACAGCGATTGTGTACCGGATGTCTGCATGTCGGCACTTCTGAGACGGCCCAGTGGCACGATCGAGGGCCGCGGCTCTAGCTGACACACCCTTGAAGAAGAGCACGTCGGTGTAACCAGGAATGATCTCTACATGAGGTCGATAAGATGCACAAAGTGCTCTCGAGTTGTCGCAATGCAAGTCGGCATTGGAGTAGAGGGTGGTGTGGGGTATGTTCACAATAAGTGATGGCTACGTACTAGGCTTGATAGCCAGTAGTGCCCGCGAATGAGAGCGCAGGAATGGCAATGGAGCCTTCGATTCGCTCGCCGTCGCGCGGCCTGCTGCTTATACGCAGAGCAAACTGACCTGTCCGAAAGATGAGAAGGCCCCACAAGAAGAGGAGCTAGCTAGTGAGTGCCGATATCCTAGACTGCTGATGAAGCTGCAGCTGCGTTGGAGTGAACGTAGCGTCGAAAGCCATCGTGGCCATTTGACATGCGGTGCCTTGTGCAGACGTGTGGATGAGCCCGGCTTACTGGATCTTCTACCGGGAAGGCCGTTTTGGCCTAGGAGCAAGGGTCGGGAGAACGAAGAACGAGATTCGAGTCCGATCAAAGACCCGATTATGGTTCTAGCGTGTCGCCTGGTGGATTGACTCTCGTGCTGCAGCATTGACCACCGTCTCCCTCAGTCGTCGAGCACTTGACATATCCCTCGAACTCATCAAGTCCGAATCATCAGGTCGTTGCGACCATCTCACAATCCTTGTCGATACTGCAGCTCCCATATTATCGGTCAGCACGATCATACCTCGTACCTCCCGATTCGCCCCAACTTGCGAGCCGTAACTTCGTAAGCGGTGGACGACCGTTGCGCAACGCCACAAAGCCTCTCGCACGGTCTTCATGCACTGTCTTCCCGGCCCACCGTTCCGGGTTGGCATCATTGAGTCTAGCGATGAAGGAGTCGATGAGATCACCTATCGCAGCGATGAAAAGCATTGTCCGGAACCGTCTGCCGCCGCCATCGCAGCAACGACATGTTGCGCGAGTCGTTCAAGCCACCTCATAGTCCAGCCTCTCTCCCCCGGCACTGGCGAGTTCCATCCACTATAGACGGTGCAGACCACATGGATGACAAGGCCAGTGGTGAGCGTGGTGGCATTCTCGGTGGCCACTTGCATATGATCAGACTGTCGTGGGCTGTGTATCTCGTACAGCATGAGTGGCCATGCAAGAGGTCCCAGGGTAGTCTACTAAGTCATGCGGATGCGCATGCATATGCATTGTTTGCCTGCAGCTAGCATTGTCGGTCTCAGGAGGCGCGGCAGGCCATGTCCTTGCTGTCGGCAGCTCATGGCAGCATCCGAGTCACCGGGACAGATCTGCGCCACGAGCGGCACGTCGTCGAGCCGACCCTCTACATTGGTCTGTGTTGTTCTATGCATCGGGGTCAGCGCAGTGAGCATGTTAATGGAATATGACTTGGAGAACAGCCTGTTCTGACCGCAGTTCTTTCCCCGCAGAGACACCCTTACAGAGGTGACTGTGCAGGAAGCCACGTAGAAGCTACATTGCCGCAACGTAAAGGCCAGCACAGTCGGGGTGGCAAACTGCAAACAATCATGTACGTGGCAGGGCAGATATTTTACGTGTTGTGCGACCTACTACGACCAGGATGACGACCGAGCGGAGCCGTCGGGAGCAGCCGAGACACCACGAGCACATCTCTCCAAGATCTGGAACAATAAGATTGATCAGATACGCCACGAACAAAGTGATATATTGCAAGGCAGCTATCCGGTGACGGGAGGCGACCGACAGCCTGGTAGACTGGTGGACCTTCAATATAATGTAATCGTCAGCTCGGCGAAGACTGACGTACGCACGACACCTTCAGAGGCGTACTGTGCATCATGCATTTCGTCTTGCACAGTATTAAAATGCTGTCGAGAGAGTCCATCGTCGACATGGTTAGCAGAAACTGATGCTCCGTGGCGACATAGCCCACGGCGATGGCACGGCCGATGCCAGTGATGCCTTCTGTCATTGCCGCAGGCTTGCTTACCAGAAGAGCGGCTATGTTCGCAAAGCATGTAGGAAGTGAGAGAAACTCTAGGTTGATCTTTCACGATCAATACCTAGCTGGGACCTGCAAAGCATAGTCCGGACCGCAAGTTGTGAAAGGGTTATTTTGACGGCAAGTGCATCGCTCTCTGGTGTCTGGCTGTCAGAACCCGACCACTGCCGACGTGAGCTCGATACGAGCGCATCCAATCGAAGCGAATGTCGCTAACATAGCCTAACACCGAAGACGCCGTTCGTCACAATGTCAAAACATCGTTCAAGAGAGGTCGAAAGTAACATACATGCAGGACTCTGACTGTGAAATTCGCTGAAAGACTTGTGCAATGGCAGCAGGAGCACCCGACCTGAGTTCCAACAAGACAGTTCGCATACTGAAAGATGCAGAGGCACGCGGATATGGCGTCCAAGCCTCCATTGTGTAAGTCTTCGAGATACGATAGCGCTTAGCTGGAGATCGCCTGACATACCTCACAG
It encodes:
- a CDS encoding 54S ribosomal protein L27, mitochondrial, giving the protein MQPTPILQRAIRRLALTTKQGPHNYYKGNRVGAMGRHTKWGGYVMDWKKVRTYVCPDLSEFNLTPFVAKRIEPRRDNFSHTETGSPMDPKEYIRKWKEEGGNM
- a CDS encoding Ubiquitin-conjugating enzyme E2 A translates to MADTPALRKRLLQDIREIQESPYPGIAVHLQNDQLTKACLVLSPEGEPPLHLTIHFPASYPLSPPRIRIESAVTHPNVFDDFICINILDDREAYTPAYSLKGICIQMLSFFASDHVEQMYGENGGIVDRKQWQAGGWKSDPYRRREEEDNFKCDQCGFGHDASPQPNSTPPQDDADHATTEIAAVAGIEPEGANDEPAEKKKEQTLFLVNLPPDILLLFCDRLDEQSLLLAARAWNGFGRLMRAYNIMRNRELQCFTFKQGYQELDLGIGVTIDHTRQGQPIASEFDILSRMAYEQHGVRQSIQGLRFDYWLPLPLAHSHWNRVRGEVDERLQAIAKAKNINGTLDNVIYAFMNDIVVRLSHTAGDYEQPRVRLFGDGEAPKSTLTHASEKAIESYFHLFHLLVCLATERNLWATRANDAIKNFLAGRCGKQDCPNLGYLLIMTLISDAEDSEELNRAIIKEAITRNVVWMLEPEPKGRGMVELSFMETSTISMYRLAKTFEASKTSYRLIMFLNLMRKVVHTVRHEKQKDGTIKKLNLAELRTALFDRHGAPPNGAAAVLAKRVQEIQKVNDFPNFLTNMGIRPPSASNFTTFLRDTVKASMDKGYSKWALTQPEALYYRQKKEPQVERPEGMRAQEPRLGRFSFFAGRGGGQGGGRGGGGRGGRGGGRGRY